From Desulfitibacter alkalitolerans DSM 16504, one genomic window encodes:
- a CDS encoding amidoligase family protein yields the protein MLETRFGIEVEFTGITRAQAAKVAAEFLGGRVESGSDYYNTQKVIAPDGRVWKFMSDGSIRTQKKERGRIVEAGWEYSVELVSPILTYREDIETLQELIRRFRKAGGFSNSSAGIHVHLDSANHTPRSIRNFINIIASKNDLLYKALQIEPERMRFCKKMDAALVEKINRRKPKTMAAIESIWYEGYSESRSQRYHGSRYYFLNLHSFFNGNGTIELRGFNSELHAGIIRSYIVLALALNHQALTQKCASSKKPQVENEKFAMRTYLNRIGLIGDEFKNCREHLCKHLGGNAAWRFRAA from the coding sequence ATGCTTGAAACGAGATTCGGGATCGAGGTAGAATTTACAGGTATTACAAGGGCGCAGGCGGCAAAGGTCGCCGCGGAGTTTTTGGGCGGGAGGGTCGAAAGCGGCAGCGACTACTACAACACGCAGAAAGTTATCGCGCCGGACGGACGGGTTTGGAAATTCATGAGCGACGGGAGCATCCGGACGCAGAAAAAGGAACGCGGCCGGATTGTGGAGGCGGGCTGGGAATACAGCGTGGAGCTGGTAAGCCCCATACTCACCTACCGGGAGGACATTGAAACCCTGCAGGAGCTGATCAGGAGGTTCCGCAAGGCGGGCGGCTTCAGCAACAGCAGTGCAGGAATTCATGTCCATCTTGACAGCGCAAACCACACGCCAAGAAGCATCCGCAACTTCATCAACATCATTGCCAGCAAGAACGACCTGCTCTACAAGGCGCTGCAGATTGAGCCGGAAAGGATGCGTTTTTGCAAGAAGATGGACGCGGCGCTGGTGGAGAAGATAAACCGCCGCAAGCCGAAGACCATGGCGGCCATTGAGAGCATCTGGTATGAGGGTTACAGCGAAAGCCGCAGCCAGCGATATCATGGAAGTCGGTACTATTTTCTCAATCTGCACAGCTTTTTCAACGGCAACGGTACGATCGAGCTTCGCGGCTTCAACAGCGAACTCCACGCCGGGATAATAAGGAGCTACATCGTCCTTGCCTTGGCGCTCAACCATCAGGCGCTGACGCAAAAATGCGCTTCCAGCAAAAAGCCGCAGGTCGAGAACGAGAAGTTTGCCATGCGGACATATCTCAACCGCATAGGACTTATTGGTGATGAGTTCAAAAATTGTCGGGAGCACCTTTGCAAACACTTGGGCGGCAACGCGGCATGGCGGTTTCGGGCGGCATAG
- a CDS encoding VRR-NUC domain-containing protein, producing MSERSIVTKVLRYLKTVPGCFCWKEHGGMYGTAGIPDIIACVNGRFIAFEVKTPSGKTTKLQEATIRKILSAGGVAAIVHSVDEVKVILEKHGLLQRTKT from the coding sequence ATGTCTGAAAGAAGTATTGTGACTAAAGTACTGCGGTACTTAAAGACAGTACCGGGGTGTTTCTGTTGGAAGGAACATGGTGGTATGTACGGGACAGCGGGGATACCAGATATTATTGCCTGTGTAAATGGGCGGTTTATAGCTTTTGAAGTAAAAACCCCATCGGGAAAGACAACAAAACTGCAGGAAGCAACTATAAGGAAAATCCTCAGTGCCGGAGGTGTGGCAGCGATTGTTCATTCGGTAGATGAGGTGAAGGTTATTCTGGAAAAGCATGGCCTTCTGCAAAGAACGAAGACATAA
- a CDS encoding site-specific DNA-methyltransferase, which produces MDILKIPTEKLKPSKYNPRKDLKPGDPEYEKLRRSIEEFGYVEPVIWNKRTGNIVGGHQRYKVLTALGYKEIDCVVVDLDEQREKALNVALNKISGEFDIPLLTDLLMDLNEDGFDVSLTGFDASEIDELFRDKTTANVKEDNFDTEKAIAEIKTPVTKKGDIWVLGSHRLMCGDSTMLSDVQKLMNGQKARFVFTDPPWNVDYGSDTRHPSWKPRQILNDNMSTEEFGAFLLRAFKCMKEVSEAGCMTYVVMSAQEWGSLMNVMREAGYHWSSTIIWKKDSLVLSRKDYHTQYEPIWYGWLEGTRLCPLKDRKQSDVWEIPRPKVSEEHPTMKPVSLVAKAMLNSSHIGDLTLDLFGGSGTTMIAAQQTGRVCFMMELDSKYCDVIVKRYVSQFGADSVFLVTGSRKIPYAETQID; this is translated from the coding sequence ATGGATATACTGAAAATACCAACAGAAAAACTAAAACCATCTAAATATAATCCGCGGAAAGATTTAAAGCCTGGTGACCCTGAATATGAAAAATTACGTCGGTCTATTGAAGAGTTTGGATATGTAGAGCCGGTTATATGGAATAAACGCACCGGGAATATTGTCGGCGGACATCAGCGTTATAAAGTACTTACAGCTTTGGGGTATAAGGAGATCGACTGTGTTGTAGTTGATTTGGATGAACAGCGGGAAAAGGCGCTCAATGTTGCACTGAATAAAATCAGTGGCGAGTTTGATATTCCGCTTTTGACCGATCTGCTTATGGATTTAAATGAAGATGGTTTTGACGTTTCTCTTACCGGGTTTGATGCTTCGGAAATTGATGAGTTGTTCCGTGATAAAACAACCGCTAATGTCAAAGAAGATAATTTCGATACAGAAAAGGCAATTGCAGAGATTAAAACTCCGGTTACCAAAAAAGGCGACATATGGGTACTTGGCAGCCACCGTCTGATGTGCGGTGATAGCACCATGCTTTCAGATGTGCAAAAGCTGATGAACGGACAAAAGGCGAGATTTGTTTTCACTGACCCACCCTGGAATGTTGATTACGGTTCAGATACCAGGCATCCAAGCTGGAAGCCAAGACAAATTCTAAATGACAATATGAGCACCGAAGAATTCGGCGCTTTTTTATTGCGCGCTTTTAAATGCATGAAAGAGGTTTCTGAAGCCGGATGCATGACCTATGTGGTAATGAGTGCTCAGGAATGGGGCAGTTTGATGAACGTCATGCGGGAGGCAGGGTATCACTGGTCGAGCACAATTATATGGAAAAAAGACAGCTTGGTACTATCAAGAAAGGACTATCATACCCAGTACGAGCCGATCTGGTACGGTTGGCTTGAAGGAACACGCCTTTGCCCGCTTAAAGACCGTAAACAGTCAGATGTTTGGGAGATACCCCGTCCTAAAGTATCGGAGGAGCACCCTACCATGAAGCCGGTATCGCTTGTAGCAAAGGCAATGCTCAATAGTTCCCATATTGGAGATTTAACTCTTGACCTGTTCGGTGGTTCTGGTACGACAATGATTGCAGCGCAGCAGACCGGGCGGGTTTGTTTTATGATGGAGCTTGACTCGAAATACTGCGATGTGATTGTAAAGCGCTATGTTTCACAATTTGGCGCAGATTCAGTATTCTTGGTAACAGGTAGTAGAAAAATACCTTACGCGGAAACACAGATTGATTAA
- a CDS encoding P27 family phage terminase small subunit: MAKDGTNRGGARIGAGQKKKPLADKILEGNPGRRKLMVMEFTDAAELEGESMPPPRDYLAAKQKNGKTTLAVEIYEKTWQWLKERRCVHLIPAQLIEQYAQSVARWIQCEECITEFGFLAKHPTTGNAIPSPYVAMSQSFMKQANNLWYQIYQVVRENCATEYKGATPHDDVMEKLLTARRGG; the protein is encoded by the coding sequence ATGGCAAAGGACGGTACCAACCGCGGCGGGGCACGTATCGGTGCAGGACAGAAGAAAAAACCTCTGGCGGATAAGATTTTGGAAGGAAATCCCGGCAGACGAAAGCTCATGGTAATGGAGTTTACGGATGCTGCGGAACTGGAAGGAGAGAGCATGCCGCCACCGAGGGATTATCTTGCTGCAAAGCAGAAGAACGGAAAAACAACACTGGCGGTGGAAATATACGAAAAAACATGGCAGTGGCTTAAGGAACGCAGGTGTGTTCACCTTATCCCTGCGCAGCTTATAGAGCAATATGCCCAGAGTGTGGCGCGGTGGATCCAGTGCGAGGAATGTATCACTGAATTTGGCTTTCTTGCTAAGCATCCGACGACTGGCAATGCCATCCCGTCACCTTATGTGGCTATGAGTCAAAGCTTCATGAAACAGGCCAATAACCTGTGGTATCAAATTTATCAAGTCGTGCGGGAAAACTGTGCTACCGAATACAAGGGGGCCACTCCCCACGATGATGTGATGGAAAAACTCCTGACAGCCAGGAGGGGTGGCTGA
- a CDS encoding terminase TerL endonuclease subunit: MRKLKRYKPTKFMAEGSRYDKEAADAAVAFINCLKHTKGEWYGMPFELIDWQEQIVRDIFGVLKPNGYRQFNTAYIEIPKKQGKSELAAAIALYLTCGDFEHGGEVYGCASDRQQASIVFDVAVDMVEQCPALKSRIKPMLSQKRLVYKPLGSFYQVLSAEAYTKHGLNVHGVVFDELHAQPNRDLYDVMLHGSGDARKQPLFFLITTAGTDRNSICWEVHQKAEDILQGRKIDPTFYPVIYSAADTDDWTSEKVWRKVNPSLGITVDIEKLRVACENAKQNPAEENLFRQLRLNQWVKQSVRWMPMDKWDKCAFPVDAEKLRGRTCYGGLDLSSTTDITAFVLVFPPLDESDKYQILPFFWIPEENIDQRVRRDHVPYDVWERQGFLYTTEGNVVHYGFIETFIEELGMKYNIKEIAFDRWGAIQMTQNLEALGFTVVPFGQGFKDMSPPTKELMKLTLEERIAHGGNPVLRWMMDNIYVKTDPAGNIKPDKEKSTERIDGAVALIMALDRALRHDGDERNGSIYDERGLLII, encoded by the coding sequence CTGCGGAAGTTAAAGCGATATAAGCCAACCAAGTTTATGGCGGAAGGTTCCCGATACGACAAGGAAGCGGCGGACGCCGCCGTTGCCTTTATAAACTGCCTGAAGCATACCAAGGGCGAATGGTACGGGATGCCCTTTGAGCTTATTGACTGGCAGGAGCAGATTGTCCGGGATATATTCGGCGTCTTGAAACCGAACGGATACCGGCAGTTCAACACTGCCTATATAGAAATCCCAAAAAAACAGGGGAAGAGCGAGCTTGCGGCGGCCATCGCCTTATACCTTACCTGCGGTGATTTCGAGCATGGCGGCGAGGTTTACGGATGTGCATCTGACCGTCAGCAGGCATCCATTGTTTTCGATGTTGCAGTAGATATGGTGGAACAGTGTCCGGCATTAAAGTCTCGAATTAAACCAATGCTGTCGCAGAAGCGGCTGGTATATAAACCGTTAGGCAGTTTTTATCAGGTGCTTTCAGCGGAGGCATATACGAAACATGGGCTAAACGTCCATGGTGTGGTATTTGACGAACTTCATGCCCAGCCAAACAGGGATCTTTATGATGTAATGCTTCACGGATCTGGCGATGCAAGAAAACAGCCGCTGTTTTTCCTGATTACAACTGCTGGCACAGACCGCAATTCCATCTGCTGGGAAGTACATCAAAAGGCTGAGGATATTCTTCAAGGGCGTAAGATAGATCCGACTTTCTACCCTGTTATCTACAGCGCAGCCGATACCGATGACTGGACAAGTGAAAAGGTATGGAGAAAGGTTAACCCGTCACTGGGCATTACAGTCGACATCGAAAAATTGAGGGTGGCTTGTGAAAATGCCAAGCAAAATCCTGCAGAGGAAAATTTATTCCGTCAGCTCCGCTTAAATCAGTGGGTGAAACAATCGGTGCGCTGGATGCCAATGGATAAATGGGATAAGTGTGCGTTTCCTGTTGATGCAGAAAAATTGCGCGGCAGAACCTGTTACGGAGGACTTGACCTGTCATCTACTACCGATATTACCGCCTTTGTGCTGGTGTTTCCACCGCTTGATGAATCTGATAAATATCAGATTCTACCTTTTTTCTGGATACCGGAGGAGAATATTGATCAGCGTGTGCGGAGAGATCATGTGCCTTATGATGTCTGGGAGAGGCAAGGCTTTTTATATACCACTGAGGGTAACGTCGTGCATTATGGCTTTATCGAAACCTTTATTGAGGAACTCGGAATGAAATATAACATTAAGGAAATAGCCTTTGACCGCTGGGGCGCAATTCAGATGACGCAAAACCTCGAGGCTTTGGGGTTTACGGTTGTTCCATTCGGTCAGGGTTTCAAGGATATGTCGCCGCCTACAAAAGAGTTGATGAAGCTGACATTGGAAGAACGCATCGCCCATGGTGGTAATCCAGTACTGCGGTGGATGATGGACAATATCTATGTCAAAACCGATCCCGCCGGAAACATTAAGCCGGATAAAGAAAAATCCACCGAGAGAATAGATGGTGCGGTAGCGTTAATTATGGCGCTTGACCGCGCGTTAAGGCATGACGGGGATGAACGCAACGGATCAATTTATGATGAAAGGGGGCTGTTGATTATATGA
- a CDS encoding virulence factor, with translation MRNNSFRFSQKVAGQERKVIAAIIAEALGGQVRYAGAPGFTYEADGWTVDRDSVVHSPEIGLDKIKSVRPVIDAMNIAGLSAEENMTIALALHGFGEASLENLKNLLASKETLLKKALSVKRNIEVSAENGEITFPFWNATLNADEVQTYITLARQMAEQAGTQKRVLAAEKPADNEKYAFRCFLLRLGFIGDEFRTERKVLLSRLSGNGAYRKGRAKAADGDD, from the coding sequence ATGAGAAATAACAGCTTCCGCTTTTCACAGAAGGTTGCCGGCCAGGAGAGGAAAGTCATTGCCGCAATAATCGCCGAGGCCCTCGGAGGCCAGGTGCGCTATGCCGGAGCGCCGGGCTTTACCTACGAAGCTGATGGCTGGACGGTTGACAGGGACAGCGTGGTGCATTCGCCGGAAATCGGCCTTGACAAAATCAAAAGCGTCAGGCCGGTGATCGACGCGATGAATATCGCCGGGCTGTCAGCGGAGGAAAACATGACGATTGCGCTTGCTTTGCACGGCTTTGGCGAGGCGAGCCTTGAAAACCTTAAAAACCTGCTGGCAAGCAAGGAAACGCTGCTCAAGAAAGCGCTGTCTGTCAAGCGCAATATTGAAGTTTCGGCTGAAAACGGCGAAATCACATTCCCTTTTTGGAATGCGACTTTAAATGCCGACGAGGTGCAGACATATATCACGCTTGCAAGGCAGATGGCGGAACAGGCCGGGACACAAAAGCGCGTGCTGGCTGCCGAAAAACCGGCGGACAATGAAAAGTATGCCTTCCGCTGCTTCCTGCTTAGGCTGGGGTTTATCGGGGATGAATTCAGAACTGAGCGCAAGGTGCTGCTTTCAAGGCTGTCCGGCAACGGGGCGTACCGGAAAGGCAGAGCAAAGGCGGCGGATGGAGATGACTGA
- a CDS encoding DUF4314 domain-containing protein, whose protein sequence is MSAGGFPSKETVQRLREEYPPGTRVELIRMDDPYAALKPGDQGTVSFVDDIGTIFVDWDCGSTLGAAYGADMIRKL, encoded by the coding sequence ATGAGCGCAGGAGGCTTTCCTTCAAAAGAAACTGTTCAAAGGCTGAGAGAGGAATATCCGCCCGGAACGCGCGTGGAGCTCATCCGCATGGATGATCCGTACGCCGCGCTGAAACCGGGAGATCAAGGCACTGTTTCATTTGTGGATGATATAGGGACTATTTTTGTGGATTGGGACTGCGGTTCAACCCTCGGCGCGGCCTATGGCGCGGACATGATCAGAAAGCTGTAA
- a CDS encoding head maturation protease, ClpP-related, producing MRADKPQNPQNPERGLGPASRWWNWVQNDDGSRTLYLDGPIAEESWLGDEVTPKQFKSELLSGEGDITIWINSPGGDVFAANQIYNMLMDYKGKVTVKIDGIAASAASVIAMAGGDVFMSPVSMMMIHNPMTIAIGDTEEMEKAIAMLEEIKESIINAYELKTGLSRAKISHLMDAESWFNARKAVELGFADGILFMEDESSPSEFEISEGMIFSRQAVTNSILQKLAYKEKPKGTPVESLEKRLYLLKP from the coding sequence ATGCGGGCAGATAAGCCCCAAAACCCGCAAAACCCGGAGCGCGGATTGGGTCCAGCGTCACGCTGGTGGAACTGGGTGCAAAACGATGACGGCAGCCGGACTCTGTACCTTGACGGGCCCATAGCCGAGGAAAGCTGGCTTGGAGACGAAGTAACTCCCAAGCAGTTCAAATCGGAGCTGTTGTCCGGAGAGGGAGACATAACGATCTGGATCAACAGCCCGGGCGGCGATGTATTTGCGGCCAATCAGATTTACAACATGCTGATGGATTACAAAGGCAAGGTCACCGTAAAGATTGACGGTATTGCGGCCAGCGCCGCGTCGGTCATTGCCATGGCCGGAGGCGACGTCTTCATGTCGCCGGTATCCATGATGATGATCCACAACCCGATGACCATAGCCATCGGCGATACGGAGGAGATGGAGAAAGCCATCGCGATGCTGGAGGAGATCAAGGAATCCATCATCAACGCCTATGAGCTGAAAACCGGGCTATCCAGGGCGAAAATATCGCACCTTATGGATGCCGAAAGCTGGTTTAATGCAAGGAAAGCGGTGGAACTGGGCTTTGCCGACGGCATCCTGTTTATGGAGGACGAATCGTCCCCTTCCGAGTTTGAAATATCTGAGGGGATGATCTTTAGTCGGCAGGCTGTTACTAATTCCATCCTGCAAAAGCTTGCATATAAAGAAAAACCAAAAGGAACCCCGGTTGAGTCGCTTGAAAAGCGGCTTTATTTATTAAAACCATAA
- a CDS encoding site-specific DNA-methyltransferase, which produces MNIQKISVEKLNPAAYNPRKDLKPGDKEYEKLKRSIEEFGYVEPVIWNQKTGNVVGGHQRLKVLLDLGQTEIDCVVVDLDLQREKALNLALNKIQGEWDENKLAELMAELDAGAFDVSLTGFDASEIDELLNRWYAKEAVQDSFDIDKAHEEIVQCEPVTKRGDIWLLGNHRLMCGDSTKDEDFEKLMEGCHAQMAVTSPPYGVGKEYEKAGIEPWFETVRPVIRNLCKYADIVCWNLGDLYATGSQFIEPTSVYSVNMFLANGYRPIWIRIWKKQGQNFGVGPYHLVSNKPVQQYEYISAFSNKGETEEYNDQEYVWLSAFAGHSYKFVKRLTKEERKKWGYAGIWEMTTVRANKEHPAMFPVELPWRCIKMHSDKGGIVLEPFSGSGTTIIAAEQTERKCYAMELSPVYCDLAVKRWEEFTGEKAIKLEG; this is translated from the coding sequence ATGAACATACAAAAAATATCTGTTGAAAAACTTAATCCAGCAGCATACAACCCGCGCAAGGATTTAAAACCCGGCGATAAGGAATATGAAAAGCTAAAACGGTCAATAGAGGAATTTGGCTATGTGGAGCCTGTTATCTGGAACCAAAAAACAGGTAATGTGGTAGGCGGGCATCAACGCTTAAAGGTTTTGCTGGACTTGGGACAGACTGAGATAGATTGCGTCGTTGTAGATCTTGACCTGCAGAGAGAAAAAGCGCTTAATCTTGCTCTTAATAAGATTCAGGGAGAGTGGGACGAGAATAAACTGGCTGAACTGATGGCCGAGCTTGACGCAGGCGCGTTTGATGTGTCGCTCACAGGATTTGACGCTTCTGAAATAGACGAACTGCTCAACCGATGGTATGCCAAGGAAGCGGTGCAGGACAGCTTTGACATAGATAAAGCGCATGAGGAAATTGTGCAGTGCGAGCCTGTAACGAAGCGGGGCGATATCTGGCTTCTCGGGAATCATCGCTTGATGTGCGGTGACTCTACTAAGGATGAGGATTTTGAGAAGTTGATGGAAGGGTGTCACGCACAGATGGCAGTGACTTCCCCTCCATATGGGGTAGGCAAAGAATATGAAAAGGCTGGGATTGAACCATGGTTCGAGACAGTACGCCCAGTGATTAGAAACCTGTGCAAGTATGCAGATATTGTCTGCTGGAACTTAGGTGATCTCTATGCCACCGGCTCTCAGTTTATTGAACCCACCAGTGTTTACAGTGTGAATATGTTTTTGGCCAATGGTTACCGCCCTATCTGGATCCGCATTTGGAAGAAACAAGGGCAAAATTTCGGCGTAGGACCTTATCATCTTGTTTCAAACAAGCCGGTTCAGCAATATGAGTATATTTCAGCCTTCAGCAATAAAGGAGAGACTGAGGAATATAACGATCAGGAATATGTATGGCTTTCAGCCTTTGCGGGACACAGTTATAAATTTGTGAAACGGCTTACAAAGGAAGAACGCAAGAAATGGGGCTATGCTGGGATATGGGAGATGACCACTGTACGGGCAAACAAGGAGCATCCTGCAATGTTCCCTGTGGAGCTTCCATGGCGGTGCATCAAAATGCACAGCGACAAAGGCGGTATTGTGCTTGAGCCGTTCTCTGGTAGCGGAACTACTATAATTGCGGCTGAACAGACCGAGCGTAAATGCTACGCAATGGAGTTATCCCCTGTTTACTGTGATTTAGCTGTTAAGCGCTGGGAGGAATTCACCGGTGAAAAAGCCATCAAACTGGAGGGTTAA
- a CDS encoding phage portal protein, giving the protein MSVFSRLFKARDKPKNSLFGNAYSFFFGGTSSGKAVNERTAMQTTAVYACVRILAEAIAGLPLHVYRYKEDGGKEKALTHPLYYLLHDEPNPEMTSFVFRETLMSHLLLWGNAYAQIIRDGSGRVLALYPLLPNKMTVDRAPNGELFYTYRRDSDESRVNPKAGLIYLRSDEVLHIPGLGFDGLIGYSPIAMAKNAIGMAIACEEYGASFFANGANPGGVLEHPGVLKDPAKVRESWNAVYQGSANAHRIAVLEEGMKFQQIGIPPEQAQFLETRKFQINEIARIFRVPPHMVGDLEKSSFSNIEQQSLEFVKYTLDPWVVRWEQAIQKALLLPSEKRTYFVKFNVDGLLRGDYASRMNGYAVARQNGWMSANDIRELENMNRIPAELGGDLYLINGNMLPLSQAGNFYDKEADKNASKNAGR; this is encoded by the coding sequence ATGAGTGTATTTTCCCGTTTGTTCAAAGCAAGGGATAAGCCGAAAAACAGCCTGTTCGGTAATGCATATAGCTTTTTCTTCGGCGGCACATCCAGCGGAAAAGCTGTCAATGAGCGGACTGCTATGCAGACAACTGCAGTGTATGCCTGTGTAAGGATACTTGCAGAAGCCATCGCCGGGCTTCCGCTTCATGTGTACCGCTATAAAGAAGACGGTGGCAAAGAAAAAGCGCTGACCCACCCGCTCTATTATTTACTCCATGACGAACCAAACCCTGAGATGACTTCATTCGTGTTCCGAGAAACACTGATGAGTCATCTTCTTTTATGGGGAAATGCTTACGCTCAAATTATTAGGGACGGTTCCGGACGAGTGCTGGCGCTTTATCCACTTTTGCCAAACAAAATGACGGTAGACAGGGCTCCAAACGGAGAACTGTTTTACACTTATCGGCGCGACAGCGATGAGAGCAGGGTTAATCCAAAAGCAGGCCTTATATACCTACGAAGTGATGAGGTTCTTCACATCCCGGGACTCGGTTTTGACGGACTGATCGGATACTCCCCTATTGCTATGGCCAAGAACGCCATAGGCATGGCTATTGCCTGTGAGGAGTATGGTGCATCCTTTTTTGCCAATGGTGCAAATCCGGGTGGCGTTCTGGAACATCCCGGCGTATTAAAGGATCCGGCAAAGGTGCGAGAAAGCTGGAACGCTGTTTATCAAGGCAGTGCCAACGCCCACCGCATTGCCGTTCTGGAAGAGGGCATGAAATTCCAGCAGATCGGCATCCCGCCGGAGCAGGCACAGTTTTTGGAGACAAGAAAGTTCCAGATAAACGAAATTGCCCGGATATTCCGCGTGCCTCCCCATATGGTTGGAGACCTTGAGAAGTCGAGCTTTTCAAACATCGAGCAGCAGTCGCTGGAGTTTGTCAAATATACACTTGATCCATGGGTGGTGCGATGGGAGCAGGCCATCCAAAAGGCGCTGCTTTTGCCGTCGGAGAAGCGGACATACTTTGTCAAGTTCAACGTGGACGGCCTTCTGCGCGGGGATTATGCCAGCCGCATGAACGGCTATGCCGTGGCGCGCCAGAACGGCTGGATGTCGGCCAACGATATCCGTGAGCTTGAGAACATGAACCGCATTCCCGCGGAACTGGGCGGCGACCTGTATCTCATCAACGGCAATATGCTTCCGCTGTCGCAAGCAGGCAATTTTTATGATAAGGAGGCAGATAAGAATGCAAGCAAAAATGCGGGCAGATAA
- a CDS encoding HNH endonuclease, whose translation MPRKPKRPCSFPGCPELTDGRYCDMHQRQMDAYYSKYERDPQTRKCYGRRWKRIRDRYISEHPLCEECQKYGRLTPAEEVHHIIPLSKGGTNADNNLMSLCKQCHSSITAREGERWARR comes from the coding sequence ATGCCAAGAAAACCAAAAAGGCCTTGCTCCTTTCCTGGCTGTCCTGAACTGACGGACGGAAGGTACTGTGACATGCATCAAAGGCAAATGGATGCTTATTACAGCAAATACGAACGAGATCCCCAAACAAGAAAATGCTATGGCCGGAGATGGAAACGCATCAGGGACAGATATATCTCAGAGCATCCGCTTTGCGAGGAGTGCCAAAAGTACGGAAGGCTTACACCAGCCGAAGAGGTACATCATATTATCCCTTTATCCAAAGGCGGAACCAATGCAGACAATAACCTTATGAGCCTGTGCAAACAATGTCACTCATCGATCACTGCTCGCGAAGGAGAACGATGGGCAAGACGGTAG
- a CDS encoding gamma-glutamylcyclotransferase family protein encodes MSKEKGTIYLAYGSNLNLRQMAYRCPTAKVLGSAKLTGYRLLFRGGNGGAVATIERQKGGSVPVLLWRITPYDEEALDRYEGYPHLYRKETVKVRFKGQWLSAMVYIMDEGRHLGAPGRYYYEVIRQGYMDAGFDISVLNKAVRDSAAQETGDIGKDAAGIEIS; translated from the coding sequence ATGAGCAAAGAAAAAGGAACCATATATTTAGCATACGGAAGCAATCTGAACTTAAGGCAGATGGCATACCGCTGCCCGACGGCAAAAGTGCTGGGGAGTGCAAAACTCACAGGCTACCGGCTGTTATTCCGGGGCGGCAATGGAGGCGCGGTGGCGACGATAGAAAGGCAAAAAGGCGGAAGCGTGCCGGTACTGCTCTGGAGAATCACGCCTTATGACGAGGAAGCGCTGGACCGCTATGAAGGCTATCCGCATCTATACCGGAAAGAAACGGTTAAGGTGCGTTTCAAAGGACAGTGGTTGTCCGCAATGGTGTATATCATGGATGAAGGTAGACATTTGGGAGCACCGGGTCGTTACTATTACGAGGTAATCCGGCAGGGATATATGGACGCGGGCTTTGATATTTCCGTTCTCAATAAAGCGGTGCGGGATTCGGCGGCGCAGGAGACGGGAGATATAGGGAAAGACGCCGCCGGCATAGAAATTTCATAG